tgttgcagttccaaagccctgcttcagcaggacagcgaagaaaatcccaaacaaggttggtgcaagaacacagccctgcttcacgccacttcgtatgtcaaaggggtctgatgtggagccatcaaagaaaacagtacccttcatgtccttgtggaaggatctgatgatgctgaggagcctgggtggacatccgatcttggggagaatcttgaagaggccgttcCTGAAATTGTTATATAACTACCTACCTATATGCCTATATATAAGGGCTCCGAGCTTGAAGCAATGATACTGATCCTGtgtgttaaaaagcaaaaaagaccgattttaaaagcactttttttttaccTCTTCTTCGGAGAACAAAGGCCTATTGatgcaaatgtatcaacattgttctgcggAGAACATCTGTGGCATGCAGACAAGTTCCAGCCAAATGCTTGACTTTTAAACCAGACTTTTTTTCTCTTTACTCTATTTTATTTACTCTATTCTATTTATCTATGCAtgatttcctctttgccgacgatgcaactgtcactacccactctgccaaagatctccagtagctcatggatcgttttagcaaggcctgccaagattctgAACTGACGATCAGATCaaaccctgtaatggatttttcctccagaaacttgtccaatccacacactctcaatgcttggaaatgaATCCCTTGAGACGCTGTTTGAGAATACAGGAACCTTTTGCTAAATTCTGACTCTCACATTCACTCTCAGTGCTTGGAAAGAATCCCTTGAGACGCTGTTTGATGGGAATACAATAAACGCTTGGAactgatcaccactcttgcctactgagtttgcttttgaatccTGTAACATCTGGGAATACCCTGTAAcacctcatagtctctcttggcctcccgtatcaccttcttacatttcttttgccacagtttatgtttctttttattctcctcattagggcaagacttccatttatggaaggaagctcacttgccctttacggcctctctaacttggctggttagccatgcgggcacctcttGGACTTAGTCgggcccttcttcctttgtggtatacactaccgctgggcctctattactgttgatttgagcaacctccatgctctctgtagagattggactctttttatcttccctttcaacctccttctaaccagcctcctcatttgagggaagtccgctcatcggaagtcaagggttcagagagagagagagagagagagagagagagagagagagagagagatatgtagCTCTGCAGAACGCCAAGCGCTGTGGAGGGTTGTCAGACTCCATATATCCTGAGATTGTACATAAGAAGCTGCCCTGATGACAGGCATAACCAGAGAGACATGAAGGCTCACAGAGAGGAAGTGGTGAGGCAGAGTCAAGAGAGCATGGATAGTGGTGGAGATGCATTCAGTCCCTGTGACACTACTGATGTCACCAAGACCTGAAATTTGGAATTCAAACTTGAAAGAAAAAGCTCTGAGTATTAAACCTCACATTAGCTGAACCCATCACACTCCAGCTGGGGAGAGTTCACCCGTCAGGGATGTTTTAAGAGCTATTTATTAACCCATTACTGCTTGTTGCTCTGTGTGGTCATGAAGGCACCTGATTTAAGTATCTCATtgctgccttgtgtgtgtgtgtgtgtgtgtgtgtgtgtgtgttctccttTGCAGCCAGGATACAGATGCTGTTGTGATGGGAGGAccacctgcagcagctgtccagcaTGGCAACATCTAACCACACTGTGGGCACCTTCACCTTCTTCATCCTGAATGGGATTCCAGGCCTGGAAGCCGCCCACGTCTGGATCGCCCTTCCCTTGTGCTCCATGTATCTCGTTGCCATGGTGGGGAACTGTGGCCTCCTCTACCTCATCCGGGTGGAAGAAGCTCTTCACAGGCCCATGTACTATTTTCTCAGCATGCTTTCCCTCACTGACATTTTTGCGATCAATTGTGTGATGCCAAAAACTGCTGCCATCTTGTGGTTCAAACGGAAAGAGATTGACTTTAATGCCTGCCTGATCCAGATGTTTATTATCCACACACTCGCTGGGATGGAGTCTGGTGTCCTCATGCTCATGGCCCTGGACCGATTTCTGGCCATCTGTCACCCACTGAGATATGCCACCATCTTGACCAACATGGTAATTGCCAAGATTGGCCTGGTCACCTTCCTCCGGGTAGCTGTGCTGGTACTTCCCTTCCCCTTTTTGGTCAGAAGATTGCCATATTGCCACACTAATGTCATTGCTCACACCTACTGTGACCACATGTCTGTGGTGAAGATAGCCTGTGCTAGTGCACAGATTGATGCAATCTATGGCTTGACGGTAGCTTCAGTCCTTGGAGGACTCGACATTCTCTCAATTAGCTTGTCCTACGTCATGATCCTCAGAGCCGTGGTGGGCCTGTCTTCCAAGGACGCTCGCAGCAAGGCCTTCGGCACCTGCACGTCTCACGTCTGCGCAATTCTGATCACCTACACGCCAGCATTTTTCACCTTCTTCAGCCACCGCTTTGGAGGCCACACCATCCCTCCCCACGCTCACATCATTATGGCCAACATCTACTTGCTTACACCCCCCATGCTCAACCCCATTGTGTATGGGGTGAAGACCAAGCAGATCCGGGACAGCGTCTTGAAACTGTTCCACCCAGGAAAGCCCATTCCGTTGGATGAATCTTAAATGCACACGTTGCCTTTGGGTGTCCTGAGCAGCTGGGGGGGCAGCAAGTGAGAGCAGCGCATTTCACAGAGCTCCGAACTATGGATGGGGGAGGAGGACTGGCAACACTCTGGAAtcttataaatattattattatttctcatgaCACAACTACTGGTTcttacataagaatgtaagaacagccccactggatcaggccataggcccatctagtccagcttcctgtatctcacagcggcccaccaaatgccccagggagcacaccaggtaacaagagacctgcaaggcctcctgggaattgtagttaagaacataagaacagccccgctggatcacgccacaggcccatctagcccagcttcctgtatctcacagtggcccaccagatgctgcaGTCAATGACTGAATTTCTGTTTCTGACTTTCCATAGAGCTTTAAGTCATCCATATAAAgcaaatggttaatttttttgtGAATTTTTGGCCATGTGATAACCcaactttgttttattttagatGACTGATAGCGGAATCATGGCAATGACAAACTATAATGGTGAAAGTCAATCACCCTGGAAAATACCTCGCTTGATGTTAACTGTGTCATAGTTTTCATTTACAGCTATATGTTCTGTTCTCCCTTTTTTCATGGCCTTCTGTATAAATGCATTTATATGTTTGCTAACTCTTATTCTTCCCAAGCATTCCATAATCCAAATATGAGGGAGGGAATCAAGGCTTTTTTTATAATTAATCCAGATCAGATGCAAATTTGTTCTTCGGCTTTTACAGTTCTCTAGTATCACCTTATCAATTAGGAGTTAATCTTCAGTACTCCTGTTATTTCCTTTCTACTCTGctggcaaaatattattttcttctaAAGAGTCCATGATGTTATCTGCTATTATGCCAGTAAGCAGTTTATACATTGTTGGCAAGCATGTTATTGGTCTAGAATTTCCTGGTGTTGCCAGTTTGGTCTGATCTTTTTGAATTAAGTATGTCATTCCAATTGTAAGCCATTCATCAATGTGACTTTTTTTGGTAACATTTCATTAAGTTGTTTAGCCAATATATATTAGCCAGTATTGACTACAAACTGGTCAATGTTTGAGCCAGAAGCCATATAATTGGTCATTTCCAGGTGatgtgcgatacaaggacatctgcaagagggatctgaaggccttaggaatggacctcaacaagtgggaaaccctggcctctgagcggcctgcttggaggcaggctgtgcagcatggcctttcccagtttgaagagacactttgccaacagtctgaggcaaagaggcaaagaaggaaggcccatagccagggagacagaccagggacagactgcacttgctcccggtgtggaagggattgtcactccaagattagccttttcagccacactagacgctgtgccagaaccacctttcagagcgcgatac
This portion of the Tiliqua scincoides isolate rTilSci1 chromosome 3, rTilSci1.hap2, whole genome shotgun sequence genome encodes:
- the LOC136643897 gene encoding olfactory receptor 52N1-like, giving the protein MATSNHTVGTFTFFILNGIPGLEAAHVWIALPLCSMYLVAMVGNCGLLYLIRVEEALHRPMYYFLSMLSLTDIFAINCVMPKTAAILWFKRKEIDFNACLIQMFIIHTLAGMESGVLMLMALDRFLAICHPLRYATILTNMVIAKIGLVTFLRVAVLVLPFPFLVRRLPYCHTNVIAHTYCDHMSVVKIACASAQIDAIYGLTVASVLGGLDILSISLSYVMILRAVVGLSSKDARSKAFGTCTSHVCAILITYTPAFFTFFSHRFGGHTIPPHAHIIMANIYLLTPPMLNPIVYGVKTKQIRDSVLKLFHPGKPIPLDES